Proteins found in one Panicum hallii strain FIL2 chromosome 4, PHallii_v3.1, whole genome shotgun sequence genomic segment:
- the LOC112889018 gene encoding elongator complex protein 4-like, which yields MAAAGGQTLGRSSFSRATDNQAASSSGATGVKLGPNGGIFVSSGIPDLDRILGGGFLLGSVVMIMEDTDAPHHLLLLRCFMAQGVVHKQPLLFAGPMKEPRLFLGTLPAPVSSSKEDGRHRAMGVGPSSDGRANDEGLRIAWQYKKYFGDEKTSRAEHKDNKQEFSNDFDLRKPLERHLLNGQNIECVSTQEADTLSNLQDRCSAFLSKLPRKDGGSLTAGRIAIQSLCAPHCGYFEKDWDMVSFIKSVKAMVRSSNSVAVITFPSTVLSNSFCKRWQHLADTLLSIKAIPDEDKDLAKLLTGYQDMVGFLHIHKVAQTNSQVPVILEASTLSLKLRKRRSLVLEGLNQAPVDGSSGPSSAASGSCSSSQGSQLDF from the exons atggccgccgccggtggccaAACCCTCGGCCGGAGCAGCTTCTCCCGCGCCACAGACAACCAGGCTGCCTCCTCGTCCGGCGCCACCGGCGTCAAGCTTGGCCCGAACGGCGGCATCTTCGTCTCCTCCGGCATCCCCGACCTGGACA GGATTCTGGGTGGTGGATTCCTTCTAGGCTCAGTTGTAATGATCATGGAGGACACTGATGCGCCACATCACCTTCTGCTTCTTCGCTGCTTCATGGCACAGGGTGTTGTGCACAAGCAGCCGCTGCTCTTTGCAGGGCCTATGAAGGAGCCACGGTTGTTCCTTGGTACTTTACCTGCTCCGGTTTCATCTTCAAAGGAGGATGGGCGACACAGGGCGATGGGGGTTGGACCAAGTAGTGATGGACGAGCAAAT GATGAGGGCTTGAGGATAGCTTGGCAGTACAAGAAATACTTTGGAGATGAGAAGACTTCTCGTGCTGAACATAAAG ACAATAAGCAGGAATTTAGCAATGATTTTGATTTGAGGAAGCCCCTGGAAAGGCATTTACTTAATGGACAGAATATTGAATGTGTAAGCACTCAAGAAGCAGATACTCTAAGCAACCTCCAGGATCGTTGTTCTGCTTTCTTATCCAAGCTTCCAAG AAAAGATGGTGGAAGTTTAACTGCTGGGAGAATTGCTATACAATCACTATGTGCACCGCATTGTGGATACTTTGAGAAG GACTGGGACATGGTCTCATTTATCAAATCAGTGAAGGCCATGGTGCGGTCATCTAACTCGGTCGCTGTTATAACATTTCCGAGTACAGTTCTGTCAAATTCATTCTGTAAAAGATGGCAGCACCTGGCAGATACACTGCTATCGATCAAAGCAATTCCAG ATGAGGACAAAGACTTGGCAAAACTCCTCACAGGATACCAAGATATGGTTGGTTTTTTGCACATCCACAAAGTGGCGCAAACTAATAGCCAG GTCCCTGTGATCTTAGAGGCGTCCACACTTTCCCTGAAGCTGCGAAAGAGGAGGTCGCTGGTGCTAGAAGGGTTGAATCAGGCTCCAGTGGATGGATCAAGTGGGCCTTCTTCTGCTGCATCAGGCAGTTGCTCGTCGTCGCAAGGTTCACAGCTTGATTTCTAG
- the LOC112889017 gene encoding E3 ubiquitin-protein ligase KEG, which translates to MAGQSSDSQPTDAFEYMLLEKDPDLYRMVFSGPSQISPWIDPSVLKLKHRIGRGPFGDVWIATHHQKTEDYERYHEVAVKMLHPIKEDQLQLFSARFDEIFSKCQGLDNVCFLHGISTQNGRICIAMKFYEGSVGDKMARLKGGRLSLSDVLRYGADLARGILDLHNRGIMILNLKPCNFLIDEHDHAVLGDFGIPSLLFGLSLPHPDLIQRLGTPNYMAPEQWQPNIRGPISYETDSWGFACSILEMLSGIQPWRGKSPDEIYQLVVLKKEKPIFPYSLPPGVESVLSGCFEYDFRNRPSMKDILHAFESAKDADHDTTGWDNSENVTVDRPTMANHTNWLLFKDKLQVGDKVRSRKLKSSCSPETMEIPDGTIVGMEDDGERDGFILVRVHGLHGPLKVRCSAVERVTYGFAAGDWVRLREEDKKRSQVGILHSIDRDGTVTVGLIGMDNLWKGNYSDLQMAEAYCVGQFVRLKANISSPRFEWQRKRGGGLATGRITHVYPNGCLLVKFPGKFSLGEVCICLADPSEVEVVSFDKCEGLVKKYEHLEDFHWAVRPLFIAIGFFTALKLGVFVGKGIVRPRSRKVASISDQGDDYQQQQVVQNNANAAWLPPPVANMLFGDGVASSG; encoded by the exons ATGGCCGGTCAAAGCTCCGACTCCCAACCCACTGATGCATTTGAGTACATGCTGCTTGAGAAGGACCCTGATCTCTACCGGATGGTCTTCTCTGGTCCAAGCCAGATAAGCCCGTGGATTGACCCAAGCGTGCTGAAGCTGAAGCACCGGATTGGGAGAGGCCCATTTGGGGATGTCTGGATAGCAACTCACCATCAGAAGACGGAGGATTATGAACGGTACCATGAGGTCGCGGTGAAGATGCTGCATCCAATTAAAGAGGACCAGCTGCAGCTCTTCTCAGCAAGGTTTGATGAAATCTTCAGCAAATGCCAGGGTCTCGACAATGTTTGTTTCCTGCATGGCATCTCCACGCAGAATGGAAGG ATTTGTATAGCAATGAAATTTTATGAAGGATCTGTTGGAGACAAGATGGCACGTCTTAAAGGCGGAAGGCTCTCTTTGTCAGATGTTTTAAG ATATGGGGCTGATTTGGCACGTGGAATATTAGATCTACACAACAGGGGAATAATGATCCTAAATCTTAAACCTTGCAATTTTCTCATAGATGAACATGATCATGCTGTGCTTGGGGATTTTGGAATCCCATCCCTGCTGTTCGGACTTTCGCTGCCTCATCCTGACCTTATCCAAAGGCTTGGGACTCCAAATTACATGGCTCCAGAACAATGGCAACCAAACATCAGAGGTCCGATTAGTTATGAGACTGATTCATGGGGTTTTGCCTGCAGCATCCTTGAGATGTTGAGTGGCATTCAGCCATGGCGTGGAAAATCACCAGATGAGATTTATCAGTTGGTTGTCCTGAAGAAAGAAAAACCAATATTCCCATACAGTCTGCCTCCAGGCGTTGAATCTGTGCTTTCTGGATGCTTTGAGTATGACTTTAGAAACCGTCCCTCGATGAAAGATATTTTGCATGCATTTGAGAG TGCTAAAGATGCAGATCATGACACCACTGGCTGGGACAATTCTGAAAATGTAACAGTGGACAGGCCGACCATGGCAAATCACACAAATTGGTTGCTATTCAAAGACAAGCTGCAAGTGGGAGACAAGGTCCGCTCAAGAAAGCTTAAAAGCTCCTGTAGTCCTGAAACTATGGAAATCCCTGATGGAACCATAGTTGGCATGGAGGATGATGGGGAACGTGATGGTTTCATTCTTGTACGAGTCCATGGGTTACACGGCCCTTTGAAGGTTCGCTGCTCAGCTGTCGAGAGGGTAACATATGGTTTTGCTGCTGGAGACTGGGTACGCCTGAGGGAGGAGGACAAGAAGCGTTCTCAGGTTGGTATTCTTCATAGCATTGACCGTGACGGTACAGTGACTGTTGGTCTGATAGGAATGGACAACCTTTGGAAAGGTAATTATTCAGATCTCCAAATGGCTGAAGCCTACTGTGTAGGGCAGTTTGTGAGGCTGAAAGCCAACATTTCAAGCCCAAGGTTCGAATGGCAGCGAAAGAGGGGTGGAGGATTAGCTACCGGCCGAATTACACATGTATATCCGAATGGGTGTCTTCTTGTGAAATTCCCAGGCAAATTTAGCCTTGGTGAAGTATGCATTTGCTTGGCAGATCCCTCTGAGGTTGAGGTGGTGAGCTTTGACAAATGTGAGGGACTTGTGAAGAAGTATGAGCATCTGGAAGACTTTCATTGGGCAGTGAGGCCCCTGTTCATTGCTATTGGTTTCTTCACTGCTCTCAAGCTGGGTGTGTTTGTTGGGAAGGGCATTGTGAGGCCAAGGAGTCGGAAGGTTGCGAGCATCTCTGATCAGGGTGATGATTACCAGCAACAGCAAGTAGTGCAAAACAATGCCAATGCGGCATGGCTTCCTCCACCAGTTGCAAACATGCTTTTTGGAGATGGTGTTGCATCTTCTGGATAA